A DNA window from Deltaproteobacteria bacterium contains the following coding sequences:
- the fliO gene encoding flagellar biosynthetic protein FliO, whose amino-acid sequence MEGTPDFAWLFIKMIAGLILVLALAIVLIRYVLPRTGARWGRRPKDGWVRIVDRFALEPRKSLYLVKIAERYLVLGTGEGSLSLIQELTAEEGGKIENGI is encoded by the coding sequence ATGGAAGGTACACCAGACTTCGCCTGGCTCTTTATCAAGATGATTGCGGGACTGATCCTGGTCCTTGCCCTGGCGATTGTTTTGATCCGGTATGTCCTTCCGCGTACCGGTGCACGATGGGGACGACGACCAAAGGATGGTTGGGTTCGGATTGTTGATCGATTCGCCCTGGAGCCGCGAAAGAGTCTCTATTTGGTAAAAATTGCGGAGCGCTATCTCGTTTTGGGGACTGGTGAGGGGTCATTAAGTCTGATTCAGGAGTTGACGGCAGAAGAGGGGGGAAAAATTGAAAACGGGATTTAA
- a CDS encoding FliM/FliN family flagellar motor switch protein → MKEKDPYLSELDALGDLPEDEATDLHEDLPPIVPEEEPPANPPEEISFGEEALSLASDVPVQIVVVLGRKGVTMKDLMGLKAGEVVELNKVPNEAVDLVAHGRVVAKGELVEIDGKLGVRVLKIIK, encoded by the coding sequence ATGAAGGAAAAAGATCCTTATCTCTCGGAACTGGATGCCTTGGGTGATTTGCCGGAGGACGAGGCGACCGACTTGCATGAAGACCTCCCGCCGATCGTCCCTGAGGAAGAGCCTCCCGCCAATCCGCCGGAGGAGATTAGTTTTGGCGAGGAGGCATTGTCGCTCGCCTCGGATGTCCCTGTTCAGATCGTTGTTGTGCTTGGACGCAAAGGGGTGACGATGAAGGATCTGATGGGGCTCAAGGCTGGAGAGGTGGTGGAGTTGAATAAGGTTCCGAATGAGGCGGTCGATCTTGTTGCACATGGACGTGTGGTGGCGAAGGGGGAACTTGTGGAGATTGACGGAAAATTGGGGGTTCGGGTTTTGAAAATCATAAAATAA
- a CDS encoding flagellar motor switch protein FliM, with amino-acid sequence MVSIKSFDFGNLPHLTDEETGLASSFYRYLSPALLRDEIQPSLQELLTTELGTDVSFQFDTITTQATGSYLEKLPPQGVFLVLGLPPMEERAFVEIDSQLAFAMIDRLLGGGGEVPPFLRALTEIEQGVFSYLLLKILARFYERCDRSAKSHFRLYEIRSSSEELASLVKPEASSLILMINVTVGDRSGYCRFIFPAPFVQRAFSEPVKEMAEADHRYEEGRLQNYGFVKTDLWAEVGRTTVRARELESLNVGDVVLFDQTSAEYHEGKVQGQLTLRIGLGQEAAYPCEVIDSNETLHVRLN; translated from the coding sequence GTGGTTAGCATCAAATCCTTTGATTTTGGGAATCTTCCCCATTTGACAGATGAGGAGACGGGATTAGCCTCTTCGTTCTACCGCTATTTGTCTCCCGCCCTGCTTCGGGATGAAATCCAGCCCTCCCTTCAGGAGCTTTTGACTACTGAATTAGGGACCGATGTTTCGTTTCAATTCGATACGATCACGACGCAAGCAACTGGTTCGTATCTCGAAAAACTCCCCCCCCAAGGGGTTTTTCTGGTTTTGGGTCTGCCTCCGATGGAGGAACGTGCGTTTGTTGAGATCGATTCCCAATTGGCCTTTGCGATGATTGATCGGTTGCTGGGGGGAGGAGGGGAGGTCCCTCCCTTCCTGCGTGCCTTAACCGAAATCGAGCAAGGGGTCTTTTCTTATTTGCTCCTCAAAATTTTGGCCCGGTTTTATGAAAGGTGTGATCGATCCGCAAAGAGCCATTTTCGGCTCTATGAAATTCGCTCCTCCAGTGAAGAGCTTGCCTCTCTTGTGAAACCGGAGGCATCTTCTCTGATTCTGATGATCAATGTCACGGTGGGGGATCGGTCTGGTTATTGTCGTTTTATCTTTCCGGCCCCTTTTGTCCAGAGGGCCTTTTCAGAACCGGTGAAGGAGATGGCGGAGGCCGATCATCGGTATGAGGAAGGACGGCTTCAGAATTATGGTTTTGTCAAAACCGATCTTTGGGCCGAGGTCGGACGAACCACTGTGAGGGCGCGAGAGCTGGAATCTCTGAATGTCGGAGATGTCGTCCTGTTTGACCAAACCTCGGCGGAGTATCATGAGGGGAAGGTTCAGGGGCAGTTGACGCTTCGTATTGGATTGGGTCAAGAGGCTGCTTACCCTTGTGAAGTGATTGATTCCAATGAAACGTTACATGTGAGGCTAAACTGA
- a CDS encoding flagellar hook-length control protein FliK produces MSDDGYTKVDDGYRSRSRIQPESLNRGGRLLVPQRGSTSSTNTKAPFQKIMEDMKDSRPLDTGTGTSASSSGDVKEANDRPVEQIAYEDRSSERQQPRSFREDYEKKTRSADRESDSRKSKNAQGEGEKPKGKVAEQKVIAKSPLSDRQRDGQGKGGSKDGSTNHWQGNKFKSFVISPDLKNLQKGKIQELGQSGFVAHMKKTQEIFSKKTQTPTVFTKELLDQIVQYVRILTKTNGEKEMDVSLHEKVFKGLRLRVSVKDSKAEVNFLTSSEEVRELFLAHRSDLERTLAEKGIDVRRINVIMI; encoded by the coding sequence ATGTCAGACGACGGATATACAAAAGTTGATGATGGTTATCGAAGCAGATCCCGGATTCAGCCGGAAAGCCTGAATCGGGGTGGGCGACTCCTCGTGCCGCAACGAGGTTCGACCTCTTCAACAAACACGAAGGCCCCTTTTCAGAAGATCATGGAGGATATGAAAGACAGCCGTCCTTTGGATACAGGGACCGGGACTTCGGCGAGTTCATCGGGGGATGTGAAAGAGGCGAACGATCGACCGGTCGAGCAGATCGCCTATGAAGACCGGTCTTCAGAGAGGCAGCAGCCGCGTTCTTTTCGAGAAGATTATGAAAAGAAGACCCGCTCGGCCGATCGGGAATCTGACAGTCGCAAATCGAAGAACGCGCAGGGGGAAGGTGAAAAGCCGAAGGGGAAGGTTGCCGAACAAAAGGTCATCGCGAAGTCGCCTCTCTCGGACCGTCAACGGGACGGCCAAGGAAAAGGGGGCAGCAAGGATGGCTCGACCAACCATTGGCAGGGGAATAAATTTAAATCATTTGTGATATCTCCTGATCTCAAAAACCTTCAGAAAGGGAAGATTCAGGAACTGGGACAGAGCGGATTTGTGGCCCACATGAAGAAGACGCAGGAGATTTTTTCGAAGAAGACCCAGACGCCAACTGTTTTTACGAAGGAACTTTTGGATCAGATTGTTCAGTATGTTCGTATTCTCACCAAGACCAATGGGGAGAAGGAGATGGATGTCTCTCTGCACGAAAAGGTCTTCAAAGGTCTCCGTCTCCGGGTTTCTGTCAAGGATTCCAAGGCGGAGGTCAATTTCCTCACCTCGTCCGAAGAGGTTCGGGAGCTCTTCCTGGCCCATCGCTCCGATCTCGAAAGGACTCTTGCCGAAAAAGGAATTGATGTTCGGCGGATCAATGTTATAATGATTTAG
- the fliI gene encoding flagellar protein export ATPase FliI encodes MSVLNLTKYRKNISETSTVQMKGRVTELIGLVARAVVPNVKVGELCFIHPSDGREPLRAEVVGFQGHEVLLMPLGGLDGISPGSEVVPTGDCLKVKVGPELLGRILDGLGDPIDTDEKGALVCGESYPVHQEPPDPLKRKRVTEPISVGVKSIDGLLTVGEGQRIGIFAAAGVGKSTLMGMVARNSDADVNVIGLVGERGREVRDFIEQDLREEGLKRSVVIVATSDQPSLVRAKAAYVTTAIAEYFRDQGKKVCLMMDSVTRFARALREIGLAVGEPPARQGFTPSVFSTLPRLLERTGNSDKGSITAFYTVLVSGDDMNEPVADETRAILDGHIILSRDLAARSHYPAIDISESISRVMDNIVTPEHRESSRKLREVVAAYEKERDLILIGAYEAGTDPRVDYALEKIEEVNAFLKQGIDESVGFEETITQLKEIFGS; translated from the coding sequence ATGTCTGTTTTGAATCTGACAAAGTATCGAAAAAATATTTCTGAAACCTCGACGGTCCAGATGAAAGGGCGTGTGACCGAGCTGATCGGTCTTGTGGCGCGTGCGGTGGTTCCCAATGTGAAAGTTGGTGAGCTCTGTTTCATTCACCCGTCGGATGGGCGAGAGCCGCTTCGGGCTGAGGTGGTCGGTTTTCAAGGACATGAGGTTCTTTTAATGCCTTTGGGCGGGTTGGACGGGATTTCACCGGGGAGCGAGGTGGTTCCGACAGGAGACTGTTTGAAAGTGAAGGTGGGACCGGAACTTTTGGGACGTATCCTCGATGGGCTTGGAGATCCTATTGATACCGATGAGAAGGGGGCGCTTGTCTGTGGAGAGAGTTATCCGGTGCATCAGGAACCCCCCGATCCCCTGAAAAGGAAGCGGGTGACCGAACCGATCTCTGTGGGTGTCAAGTCGATCGATGGATTGTTGACGGTCGGTGAAGGGCAACGAATCGGAATCTTTGCCGCGGCCGGTGTTGGGAAAAGCACCCTCATGGGAATGGTCGCCAGAAATTCAGATGCCGATGTGAACGTGATTGGTCTTGTGGGTGAGCGAGGACGTGAGGTCCGTGATTTTATTGAACAGGATTTACGTGAGGAGGGGTTGAAACGGTCTGTTGTGATTGTCGCGACATCGGATCAGCCGTCCCTCGTTCGAGCGAAGGCGGCCTATGTCACGACAGCGATCGCCGAATATTTCCGGGATCAAGGCAAAAAAGTCTGTTTAATGATGGATTCCGTCACCCGTTTTGCGCGGGCCCTTCGTGAGATTGGACTGGCGGTCGGAGAGCCTCCCGCTAGACAGGGTTTTACCCCTTCTGTTTTTTCGACGCTTCCGAGGCTTCTCGAAAGGACCGGTAACTCGGACAAAGGTTCTATCACCGCCTTTTACACGGTCCTCGTCTCCGGGGATGACATGAATGAACCGGTGGCCGATGAGACACGCGCGATCCTGGATGGGCATATTATTCTGTCGCGTGATTTGGCGGCCCGTTCCCATTATCCGGCGATCGATATTTCAGAAAGCATCAGCCGCGTCATGGATAATATTGTGACTCCCGAACATCGCGAGTCGAGCCGCAAGCTTCGTGAGGTGGTGGCGGCCTATGAGAAGGAGCGGGATTTGATTCTGATCGGGGCTTATGAGGCAGGAACCGATCCCCGTGTCGACTATGCGCTCGAAAAGATCGAAGAGGTCAATGCCTTTTTGAAACAGGGGATCGATGAATCTGTTGGCTTCGAAGAGACGATCACTCAATTGAAGGAGATTTTTGGATCATGA
- a CDS encoding sigma-70 family RNA polymerase sigma factor, with product MVLKLLSRRAKTNRVVTKPSDLTSKEQKEIQKRNKIVEQYLPYATSIAGRVMQTLSSAVDFDDVMCNARLGLIEAAEKFDPTMNVDFKTFSYYRIKGAIYDGLRKTGWIPRALYAKIKFEQASNEYLQYMSERQGAAARLVEDEMAELYDTVNSLASIYVISLDAAEDSPELVDHKSKNIEQSAEFQQIKQSMKEAIESLPDKERKLIKLYYFQNKTLEEAGAMLGLSKSWTSRLHARALEVLFKKIHSKTRGNRFDEIVKAKEV from the coding sequence ATGGTCCTGAAACTTCTTTCTCGTAGGGCGAAGACGAACAGAGTGGTCACAAAACCGTCAGATCTGACCTCGAAGGAACAAAAGGAAATCCAGAAGAGAAACAAAATTGTTGAGCAGTATCTCCCCTATGCGACTTCGATCGCCGGTCGGGTCATGCAAACCCTTTCGTCAGCGGTCGATTTTGATGATGTCATGTGTAACGCACGGCTTGGGCTTATTGAGGCAGCGGAAAAGTTTGATCCCACAATGAATGTCGATTTTAAGACCTTCTCTTACTACCGTATCAAAGGGGCTATTTACGACGGCTTAAGAAAAACAGGATGGATCCCACGGGCCCTCTACGCAAAGATCAAGTTTGAACAGGCGAGTAACGAATACCTCCAGTACATGTCCGAACGTCAGGGGGCTGCTGCGCGTCTGGTCGAGGATGAGATGGCCGAGCTCTATGATACGGTGAACTCTCTTGCCTCGATTTACGTGATCTCTCTGGATGCGGCGGAAGATTCCCCCGAACTGGTTGATCATAAAAGCAAGAACATCGAGCAATCCGCAGAATTCCAGCAGATCAAACAGTCGATGAAGGAAGCGATCGAGTCCCTGCCGGATAAGGAACGAAAACTGATCAAGCTTTATTATTTTCAAAACAAAACGCTCGAGGAGGCCGGAGCGATGCTGGGGCTTTCGAAGTCATGGACCTCAAGGTTGCATGCAAGGGCGCTGGAGGTTCTTTTCAAGAAGATTCATTCCAAGACGCGAGGGAACCGTTTCGATGAGATTGTGAAAGCGAAGGAGGTTTAA
- a CDS encoding PEGA domain-containing protein, with translation MATEEEHTEANLSQEQYPCLEIISGPTSGGGKYPLRNGKNYLGRLSENDIVLDDTSVSRRHVMIEIKGNEATVADQGSRNGTKIGGQLLNPDESYPLAHNTQIRVGSYLLRYLTKPESPVAEEEAPPSPEKEAAPPEPEARQDFESQGEEAPLADEVPKSRGFRRFLRPLLFGVLAIFLVVVGFEVYQLLKPKKSSGERKKRPPAQEELVDDVGEVLSPTEEEVPKTVASQHRPVFLEFSSEPIPAKVFFGSEEVGETPVRVSTKLEEGREYEIRALFQLPELDQVVEEKIKLQLTPGVEVIPVAFRPKVGLFKVYYLPRNAQLYLEGYFETDPYRAKPIKFAEIIFGKPIYIPYGRFILELRESRQLEGSQTFVDEVIYRREFSLKADQTNYTVEIREEDLKFFPVQIASVPSGAQVLVDDKEVGTTPYSGTFPLGEHRLLLRKEGFFDYSQMMKMEINTPFVAEINMKTSEAGEMINRASELIRNNRHAEAQSLLIETYKKSPSPRESAEISYLIGVCYLWQKSYLEAESYFNRAMEHPGLKLHGRLGLASAAHHQANPVKALQLLIDVLISAEDPVLRSDAGTLFQQISPLKSVIYVTSDPVGAIVFVNGKEIPQVTPLILHDLSVGSYRVEVKKGGFLPTEVKLSLGIAEFRPVVVKLQQAE, from the coding sequence ATGGCAACAGAAGAAGAACATACAGAAGCGAACCTCTCCCAGGAACAGTACCCCTGTCTTGAAATTATTTCGGGACCAACTTCTGGTGGGGGAAAATATCCGCTTCGAAATGGAAAAAATTATCTAGGCCGGTTGTCGGAGAACGACATTGTTCTCGATGACACCAGTGTCTCCCGTCGTCATGTCATGATTGAAATCAAGGGGAATGAGGCGACAGTTGCCGATCAGGGGAGTCGCAATGGAACCAAAATAGGCGGACAGCTCTTAAACCCGGATGAATCTTATCCGCTTGCCCATAACACACAGATCAGGGTTGGTTCTTACCTGTTACGTTATTTGACGAAACCGGAGTCGCCGGTCGCTGAGGAGGAAGCCCCTCCATCTCCTGAGAAAGAAGCGGCTCCTCCTGAGCCCGAGGCGAGGCAGGATTTTGAGTCTCAGGGAGAGGAAGCGCCTTTGGCTGATGAGGTTCCGAAATCCAGGGGGTTCCGACGGTTTCTCCGCCCCCTTCTTTTTGGCGTGTTGGCGATTTTTCTGGTCGTTGTTGGTTTTGAGGTCTATCAACTCCTGAAACCGAAAAAATCGTCAGGTGAAAGGAAGAAGAGGCCTCCGGCACAAGAGGAATTGGTTGACGATGTTGGAGAGGTCCTCTCTCCTACCGAAGAGGAGGTCCCGAAGACGGTTGCCTCCCAGCATCGGCCGGTTTTTTTGGAATTTTCTTCAGAACCGATCCCCGCCAAGGTCTTTTTTGGTTCCGAAGAAGTTGGCGAGACCCCTGTCCGTGTTTCAACAAAATTAGAAGAGGGGCGTGAATATGAAATCAGGGCGCTGTTTCAGCTCCCTGAACTGGACCAGGTGGTCGAGGAGAAGATTAAACTCCAGTTGACGCCAGGTGTTGAGGTGATCCCTGTCGCCTTTCGACCGAAGGTCGGTCTCTTCAAGGTCTACTATCTCCCTCGGAATGCGCAGCTTTACCTCGAGGGGTATTTTGAGACTGACCCCTATCGGGCAAAACCGATCAAGTTTGCAGAAATCATTTTTGGAAAACCGATCTACATCCCGTATGGGCGTTTCATCCTGGAGCTTCGTGAAAGCCGACAGCTCGAGGGATCGCAGACGTTTGTCGATGAAGTGATTTATCGAAGGGAATTTTCCCTGAAGGCAGATCAAACGAACTACACGGTCGAGATTCGGGAAGAAGACCTCAAATTTTTCCCTGTCCAGATCGCTTCAGTTCCTTCGGGGGCTCAGGTTCTTGTGGATGACAAAGAAGTCGGGACAACCCCCTATTCAGGGACTTTTCCTTTGGGAGAGCATCGTCTTCTGCTCCGCAAAGAAGGATTTTTTGATTATTCTCAAATGATGAAGATGGAGATCAATACCCCATTTGTCGCTGAGATTAATATGAAAACCTCTGAGGCAGGAGAGATGATTAATCGAGCCTCTGAATTGATTCGCAATAACCGCCATGCCGAGGCGCAATCGCTTCTGATCGAGACTTATAAAAAGAGCCCCTCACCACGGGAGTCGGCCGAGATCTCTTACCTTATTGGTGTTTGTTATCTCTGGCAGAAGTCTTATCTGGAGGCGGAGAGCTATTTCAATCGAGCGATGGAGCATCCTGGATTAAAACTTCATGGTCGTCTTGGTCTTGCGAGTGCCGCCCATCATCAGGCCAATCCGGTAAAGGCGTTGCAGCTCTTGATCGATGTCCTGATCTCGGCTGAGGATCCTGTGCTACGTTCCGATGCCGGGACCTTGTTTCAACAGATCTCACCGCTCAAATCTGTCATTTATGTGACTTCAGATCCTGTGGGGGCGATCGTCTTTGTGAATGGGAAAGAGATTCCCCAGGTGACTCCTCTCATCCTTCATGACCTTAGCGTTGGGAGCTATAGGGTGGAGGTGAAGAAGGGGGGCTTTCTCCCCACTGAGGTGAAGTTAAGTCTGGGTATCGCTGAGTTTCGCCCCGTGGTGGTGAAGCTGCAACAGGCAGAGTAA
- a CDS encoding tetratricopeptide repeat protein, with amino-acid sequence MKKTILIVCALIFLLPSCALAKKKRYIPLDLAVYHNNEGVKYLAKNDFEKALWEFKTAAELDSKYAEPHSNLGIVYKYRNQYDKAIEEFRIAIEIDPKWATPYNHMGAVLMSLGKPDAAVVQFKKATRKDKKFADAYYNLGLAYLDLAEKGTHSSRNTRRAIRALQKSTQIDPRLYNAHIDLADTYRGIADWEKAILRYRLAIETKPDDPTPWQKLGDLYLEKGDPDKAEECFVNARRLAPQSSESLLALGESYIRQQRYGDALVTFRQILVFDPKNAKAHFDMGYAYGLQGNHEDAIESYKRAIEIDPDFTKAYYNLGTTYLATENFSEAEQFFKEAIRIDPRHGPSLYDLGHLYDQTGNKKEAARYFCQFVKAAGKEFPDEARLAKGKIKQLGGCP; translated from the coding sequence ATGAAAAAAACAATCCTAATCGTTTGTGCCCTTATCTTCTTATTGCCTTCATGTGCCTTGGCTAAAAAGAAAAGATATATCCCGCTCGATCTGGCGGTTTATCACAACAACGAAGGGGTCAAGTACCTCGCCAAAAACGATTTTGAGAAGGCACTTTGGGAATTCAAGACAGCGGCAGAACTCGATTCAAAATATGCAGAACCACACAGCAATCTCGGAATTGTTTACAAGTATCGTAATCAATACGACAAGGCGATAGAGGAATTTCGAATTGCGATCGAGATCGATCCGAAATGGGCAACCCCCTATAACCATATGGGGGCGGTTCTCATGTCACTTGGAAAACCGGATGCCGCTGTTGTTCAATTCAAGAAAGCGACCCGAAAGGACAAAAAATTTGCCGATGCCTATTACAATCTGGGGCTTGCCTATCTCGACCTCGCTGAAAAAGGGACACATTCGAGCCGGAATACACGTCGTGCGATTCGGGCGCTTCAAAAATCGACTCAAATCGATCCGCGGCTTTACAACGCCCATATTGATCTTGCCGATACCTACCGCGGAATTGCCGATTGGGAGAAGGCGATCCTGCGATACCGGCTTGCGATCGAAACCAAACCGGACGACCCCACCCCCTGGCAAAAGTTGGGCGATCTCTATTTGGAGAAGGGAGACCCTGACAAGGCAGAGGAATGTTTCGTGAATGCGCGTCGTCTCGCCCCACAATCTTCCGAATCCCTGCTGGCCCTCGGGGAGAGTTATATCCGCCAACAGAGATATGGAGATGCCTTGGTAACGTTCAGGCAGATTTTGGTCTTCGACCCAAAAAATGCGAAGGCTCACTTCGATATGGGATACGCCTACGGTCTCCAGGGGAATCATGAAGATGCGATTGAGTCGTATAAGAGGGCTATTGAGATCGATCCAGATTTTACGAAGGCCTATTACAATCTCGGCACCACCTATCTGGCGACAGAGAATTTTTCAGAGGCGGAACAGTTCTTCAAAGAGGCGATCCGGATCGATCCTCGTCACGGACCGAGTCTTTATGACCTTGGCCATCTCTACGATCAGACAGGGAATAAAAAAGAAGCGGCACGTTATTTCTGTCAGTTTGTGAAGGCGGCGGGGAAGGAGTTCCCGGACGAGGCGAGACTTGCAAAGGGAAAAATCAAACAGCTCGGGGGCTGTCCCTAG
- a CDS encoding FHA domain-containing protein, with protein MQIRPLITVKDRSGGQKGRYKMDQDHILIGRDRSCFVLLESRTVSRRHAEILRDGDQFFLKDLKSGNRTLLNEVPLEPEEKTLLHNGDLIRVGQYDLRFALPSSTEDDIYEKTDSDIIEIKMVKKLLKALDRENAPSLEVVEGPGAGKRFILEGKSQEIIVGRDPSCEFRIDSDVISRKHARLIRKWDAVQIEDLGSRNGIYVGKKRIRRTVLRDGDRVHLGTIVLMFRNPQEVAVELSPPEIPAKEEKKEKPKEEKRPKPEATPETPVEMPIKKRGWAISASEILIALIGLVILSIAIWGIFKIL; from the coding sequence ATGCAGATTAGACCCCTCATTACCGTCAAAGATCGAAGCGGTGGACAAAAAGGCCGTTACAAGATGGACCAGGATCATATCCTGATCGGCAGAGACAGGTCCTGTTTCGTTCTGCTGGAGAGTCGTACCGTCTCACGAAGACATGCCGAGATCCTTCGAGACGGAGACCAGTTTTTTCTGAAAGATCTGAAAAGCGGAAATCGAACCCTTTTGAATGAGGTCCCTCTCGAGCCCGAGGAAAAAACACTCCTCCATAATGGAGATCTGATCCGGGTTGGTCAGTACGACCTTCGCTTCGCCCTCCCTTCTTCGACAGAAGACGATATTTACGAAAAGACAGACAGCGACATTATTGAAATCAAGATGGTCAAGAAGCTCCTCAAGGCACTCGATCGGGAAAATGCCCCGTCCCTCGAGGTAGTGGAAGGACCCGGAGCCGGCAAACGTTTCATCCTGGAAGGGAAAAGTCAGGAGATCATTGTCGGTCGCGATCCTTCGTGTGAATTTCGAATCGATTCCGATGTCATCTCCCGAAAACATGCACGACTGATCCGAAAATGGGATGCCGTCCAAATCGAAGACCTCGGAAGTCGAAATGGGATCTACGTCGGAAAAAAAAGGATCCGACGGACGGTCCTCCGCGATGGCGACCGCGTGCATTTGGGAACTATCGTTTTGATGTTTCGAAATCCGCAGGAGGTGGCGGTCGAGCTGAGTCCTCCTGAAATCCCTGCTAAAGAAGAAAAAAAAGAAAAACCGAAAGAGGAAAAACGTCCGAAACCTGAAGCGACTCCCGAAACACCGGTCGAAATGCCAATCAAAAAAAGGGGTTGGGCCATCTCCGCCTCAGAAATCCTGATTGCGCTGATTGGCCTTGTCATTCTGTCTATCGCGATCTGGGGGATTTTCAAGATTCTCTAA
- a CDS encoding helix-turn-helix transcriptional regulator — MRTGGDFHKDLKQDLKDPKFEASFRKEKSRLNLADRLRRALGQSHLSIRNIASRMGTSKSQVERIISDPEANMGIDTLIKFASVVGRKVEIRFK; from the coding sequence ATGAGAACCGGAGGAGATTTTCACAAAGACCTCAAACAAGACCTTAAAGATCCGAAGTTTGAGGCCTCTTTTAGGAAAGAAAAGTCGAGACTCAATCTGGCAGACAGATTACGTCGAGCTTTGGGGCAATCGCATCTTTCTATTCGAAATATTGCCAGTCGGATGGGAACGAGTAAATCTCAGGTGGAAAGAATTATCAGCGATCCCGAGGCAAATATGGGGATCGATACCCTGATAAAATTTGCCTCAGTTGTAGGACGTAAGGTCGAGATTCGATTTAAATAG
- a CDS encoding type II toxin-antitoxin system RelE/ParE family toxin, which produces MSLKITYYETSRGDWPVKNYIEALPEKERAKVKALVDYLSERVVLNEPHARKISGYSGLYELRPGSHRIFYCYDQGIIVLLHAFRKKSDKTPIREIETAFSRMRS; this is translated from the coding sequence ATGAGCTTAAAGATTACTTATTATGAAACGTCTCGTGGTGATTGGCCAGTGAAGAATTACATAGAGGCGCTTCCGGAGAAGGAGCGGGCAAAGGTTAAGGCATTGGTTGATTATCTCTCGGAACGGGTCGTTTTAAACGAACCACATGCCAGGAAGATTTCAGGATATTCCGGCCTCTATGAACTGAGACCAGGGAGTCATCGGATCTTTTATTGTTATGATCAAGGAATAATTGTTCTCTTGCATGCGTTTAGAAAGAAGTCCGATAAGACACCGATCAGAGAGATTGAGACGGCATTTTCCCGTATGCGTTCTTGA